One Scomber japonicus isolate fScoJap1 chromosome 1, fScoJap1.pri, whole genome shotgun sequence DNA window includes the following coding sequences:
- the LOC128353386 gene encoding aminopeptidase Ey-like produces MGTGLYISKAVLITCMVAAIGAAATIIALSVVYSQEKSKNEVLTPPSTAIPGTTASTTPSTPKEPWDFYRLPDSLAPVSYNVTLRPRLTPNAAQLYIFTGHSSVIFRCVKETDLIIIHSNKLNLTKFDGYHAKLTGLNGATAPSLKSTWLVVPTQYLVVQLNSKLQAGSMYELFTDFVGELADDLGGFYRSEYMEDGVKKVVATTQMQPTDARKAFPCFDEPAMKAVFHMVLIHPQDTVALSNGMNYDPVNVTIGGEKLIQTSFAATEIMSTYLLAFVVCDFTYIGTKPGAEVLIRIWARRKAIEEGQGDYALNKTGPILEFFENYYNSPYPLTKSDQIALPDFSAGAMENWGLITYRETALLYNPAVSSNGDKEWVATVISHELAHMWFGNLVTTRWWNDLWLNEGFATYVSYLGAHYAEPTWNMKDLIVLNEILGVMGVDALASSHPLSSKEEDILRPAQISELFDSITYSKGAAVLRMLSEFITEKVFSEGLHTYLEEFKYKNTVYTDLWRHLQMAVDKNGILLPNSLEEIMNRWILQMGFPVVNIDTKTGKITQEHFLLDPDSTVNTPSPFNYEWIVPITWIKTGAPEKQYWLVNKEATNNEMALGSPTDWLVGNINMRGFYRVNYDSDNWERLLAKLSSSHQDIPVINRAQLIDDAFNLARAKRVDTTLALRTTKFLNKEIEYMPWQTASRNLDYFYLMFDRSEVYGPMQAYIKKQVQPLFNYFKAITDNWTKIPDSHTDQYNQVNAISMACSTGVEGCKELTTGWFKEWMNNSSKNISPNLRSTVYCSAIADGGVDEWNFAWSMYKSATIASEADKLMYALSCTKEPWLLNRYLEYSLNPEMIRKQDAGSTIVYIAGNPIGQPLAWDFIRSKWDHIFNDYGGGLSFGRLISGVTRRFSTEFEYNQLVQFKEDHGGQFGSATAALEQSLERTKANMNWVDMNKKNVLDWFNNEASSSSF; encoded by the exons ATGGGGACAGGATTGTACATCAGCAAAGCAGTGCTAATAACCTGTATGGTTGCAGCCATCGGTGCTGCAGCCACCATCATAGCCCTGTCTGTGGTTTACTCTCAGGAAAAGTCAAAGAATGAGGTACTGACACCTCCATCCACAGCCATCCCAGGCACCACTGCCTCTACTACGCCCTCCACTCCAAAGGAGCCCTGGGACTTCTATAGACTTCCAGACTCACTTGCTCCTGTCTCCTACAATGTGACCCTGAGGCCACGGCTGACGCCCAACGCAGCCCAACTGTACATCTTCACTGGACATTCCTCAGTGATCTTCAGATGTGTCAAGGAGACCGACCTCATCATCATCCATTCCAACAAGCTCAATCTCACAAAATTTGATGGATACCATGCCAAGCTGACTGGCCTGAATGGAGCCACTGCACCCAGCCTGAAAAGCACCTGGCTAGTGGTTCCCACCCAGTATCTGGTGGTCCAGCTCAACAGCAAGCTTCAGGCTGGCAGCATGTACGAGCTCTTCACCGATTTCGTTGGAGAGCTAGCCGATGACCTGGGTGGATTCTACAGGAGTGAATATATGGAAGATGGAGTGAAAAA AGTTGTGGCCACCACTCAAATGCAGCCAACCGATGCCAGGAAAGCCTTCCCCTGCTTTGATGAGCCTGCTATGAAAGCTGTCTTCCACATGGTTCTCATTCACCCCCAGGATACTGTGGCTCTGTCCAATGGCATGAACTACG ACCCTGTTAACGTCACTATCGGTGGCGAGAAATTAATCCAGACAAGCTTTGCGGCCACTGAGATCATGTCCACCTATTTGCTGGCTTTTGTTGTATGTGACTTTACATACATTGGGACAAAACCGGGCGCAGAAGTTTTG ATCAGGATCTGGGCTCGCAGGAAGGCCATAGAGGAGGGCCAGGGAGACTATGCCCTGAATAAGACTGGACCAATACTGGAGTTCTTTGAGAACTACTACAACTCTCCTTACCCCCTGACCAAGTCAG ACCAGATTGCTCTACCTGACTTCAGTGCTGGAGCCATGGAGAACTGGGGTCTCATCACCTACAGAGAGACCGCCCTATTATATAATCCTGCCGTGTCGTCCAATGGAGACAAGGAGTGGGTGGCTACAGTCATCTCCCATGAGCTCGCTCATATG TGGTTTGGGAACTTGGTGACCACAAGGTGGTGGAATGACTTGTGGCTCAACGAGGGATTTGCCACCTACGTTTCATATCTTGGAGCCCATTATGCTGAACCAACTTGGAATATG aaaGATTTGATAGTTCTTAATGAGATCCTTGGTGTGATGGGTGTAGATGCCTTGGCCTCCTCTCATCCCCTCTCATCCAAAGAAGAGGACATCCTGAGACCAGCGCAGATCAGTGAACTCTTTGACTCCATCACATACAGCAAG GGAGCCGCTGTGCTAAGGATGCTCTCAGAGTTTATCACTGAGAAGGTCTTCTCTGAAGGACTCCAT ACATACTTAGAGGAATTCAAGTATAAAAACACAGTCTACACGGACCTCTGGAGGCACCTCCAAATG GCAGTGGATAAAAATGGTATATTGCTGCCCAACTCTTTGGAGGAGATCATGAACCGGTGGATCCTCCAGATGGGGTTCCCAGTGGTCAATATCGACACCAAGACTGGAAAAATCACACAAGAGCACTTCCTATTGGACCCAGATTCTACAGTGAACACACCTTCACCGTTCAA TTATGAGTGGATTGTCCCCATCACATGGATTAAGACTGGTGCACCTGAAAAGCAGTACTGGCTTGTTAACAAAGAAG CTACAAACAATGAAATGGCTCTTGGCTCTCCTACTGACTGGTTGGTGGGCAACATAAATATGAGGGGATTCTATAGAGTCAACTATGACTCAGATAACTGGGAGCGTCTCCTTGCCAAGCTGAGCTCCAGCCATCAG GATATTCCAGTTATCAACCGAGCTCAATTAATTGATGATGCTTTTAACCTTGCAAG GGCAAAGAGGGTGGACACAACTCTGGCTCTGAGGACTACCAAGTTCCTCAATAAGGAAATTGAGTACATGCCTTGGCAGACAGCCAGTCGCAACTTGGACTACTTCTACCTCATGTTCGACCGCAGTGAAGTGTATGGACCCATGCAG GCATACATAAAGAAACAGGTCCAGCCTCTGTTTAACTACTTCAAAGCGATCACTGACAACTGGACCAAGATCCCAGACAGTCACACTGACCA ATACAACCAGGTAAATGCAATCTCCATGGCCTGCAGCACTGGAGTGGAAGGCTGTAAAGAGTTGACTACTGGATGGTTCAAAGAATGGATGAACAACTCCTCTAAAAA CATCAGTCCCAATTTGAGGTCCACAGTGTACTGCAGTGCAATTGCAGATGGAGGAGTGGACGAGTGGAACTTTGCTTGGTCCATGTACAAGAGTGCTACCATTGCTTCAGAAGCCGATAAACTCATGTACGCTCTGTCCTGCACCAAAGAGCCTTGGCTGCTGAACAG GTACCTAGAATATTCCCTGAACCCAGAAATGATCCGTAAGCAGGATGCCGGCTCCACCATTGTCTACATTGCTGGTAACCCCATTGGTCAACCGCTGGCATGGGACTTTATCAGAAGCAAGTGGGACCACATTTTCAATGA CTACGGTGGTGGTCTTTCCTTTGGAAGACTAATCAGTGGAGTGACCAGACGATTCTCCACTGAGTTTGAGTACAATCAG CTGGTGCAGTTCAAAGAAGACCACGGAGGACAGTTTGGTTCGGCCACCGCAGCACTTGAGCAGTCGCTGGAGAGAACTAAGGCCAACATGAACTGGGTGGACATGAACAAGAAAAATGTGCTTGACTGGTTCAATAATgaagcctcttcttcttcattttaa